The following proteins come from a genomic window of Nostoc sp. ATCC 53789:
- the pstA gene encoding phosphate ABC transporter permease PstA, translated as MSGYIQSETDESLVAELCSPLPTERVIFTYAMNAIAFGFTGVALIPLLSILWEIFIRGISGLKSEMFVKAVIDNGFGNAILGTIIMVIIGSILSIPTGIMTGIFLAEFGQNNTIASVVRFITSILTGVPSIVVGVFAYGVIVLVTKGFSAIAGGFALAVIMLPVIILTTEESLKLIPASQRLASAALGGTRFQTTFRIVVTTAIPGITTGILLAVARAAGETAPLIFTALFSLDWSEGLLSPTASLPVLIFNLYNDPDPEKSQLVWTTSIVLLGLILCVSIISRLVIRQRRIK; from the coding sequence ATGAGTGGTTACATCCAGTCAGAAACGGATGAATCTTTGGTGGCAGAATTATGCAGTCCTCTGCCAACAGAGCGAGTAATATTTACCTACGCAATGAATGCGATCGCTTTTGGTTTTACAGGTGTAGCACTCATTCCTTTATTATCAATTTTGTGGGAAATTTTCATCCGGGGAATATCTGGACTCAAATCAGAAATGTTTGTCAAAGCAGTGATTGATAATGGCTTTGGCAATGCCATCCTGGGAACCATAATCATGGTGATCATTGGTTCTATTTTAAGCATTCCCACAGGGATTATGACAGGAATTTTTTTGGCAGAATTTGGACAAAACAACACAATTGCTAGTGTTGTTCGTTTTATCACCAGCATTCTTACAGGCGTGCCTTCAATTGTTGTAGGTGTATTCGCTTATGGTGTCATAGTTCTAGTAACTAAAGGATTTAGTGCGATCGCAGGTGGTTTTGCTTTAGCCGTGATTATGCTACCTGTGATTATACTGACAACGGAAGAATCTTTAAAACTAATTCCTGCATCTCAACGCCTGGCCTCTGCTGCTTTAGGTGGAACTCGCTTCCAAACTACTTTTCGCATTGTTGTCACTACTGCAATCCCCGGAATTACTACAGGCATTTTATTAGCTGTAGCTCGTGCTGCTGGTGAAACAGCACCCTTGATTTTTACCGCTTTATTTAGTCTAGATTGGTCAGAAGGATTGTTAAGTCCAACAGCTTCTTTACCAGTATTGATTTTTAACCTCTACAACGACCCCGACCCAGAAAAAAGCCAATTGGTATGGACTACTTCTATAGTTTTACTCGGCTTAATTTTATGTGTCAGTATTATTTCTCGCTTAGTTATTAGACAGAGAAGAATAAAATGA